The Peptacetobacter hiranonis DNA window TATTGAAATAGCTGACTTAGAAGCTAAAATGTTTGAATTTATGGAAGAGGACTTCAAACAGTTAGATGCTTGGTCAGAAGAAGAAAACTTCAACATCAAAATATCTAAAAAAAGAAAAGTATTCTTTGGAAGAAAAGGTGGAAAAAATGTTTCTAAAGCTAAACAGTCAAAATCGCACAACAAAGAAAAAGAATACATAATCAAAGAAGGTATGGACGTGCCAGCACTAGTTGATCTGGGAGTATTTACAAAAGAAGGGAAAGTAGTCAAATCTAAGTATGACAAGTACAAACAGATAAACAAATTCATAGAATTAATAGATCATGAAATAAGGAAAAATGACTACAAAGAACTTACAATACTAGACTTTGGATGTGGAAAATCTTACCTAACATTTGTACTTTACTACTATTTTGTAGAGATAAAGAAAATAAATGTAAAAATGATAGGGCTTGATTTAAAAGAAGATGTAATTAACAAGTGCAACGAAATTGCAAAAAGATACAACTACGAAAATCTTCACTTTGAGCTTGGGGATATAAATGGATACAAATACAACAACAAAGTAGACATGGTAATCACACTTCATGCATGTGACACAGCTACAGATTACGCGCTTTACAATGCGATAAAATGGAACACTAAGATGATATTCTCGGTTCCATGCTGCCAGCACGAACTAAATGCACAGATGAAATCAGAAGATTTATCAATCCTTACAAACTACGGAATAATACAGGAAAGAGTTGCAGCACTTATGACGGACGCAATAAGAGCCAATTTACTTGAAAGCGTGGGATATAAAACTCAGCTACTTGAATTTATAGACATAGCTCACTCTCCTAAAAACATCTTAGTGAGAGCCGTTAAATCAAACATATCAAAAGAAAAAAGAGAAAAAGCGCTAAAAGAAGTAGACAATCTTATCAAAGAGTTCAACTTTGACCAGACTCTATACAGACTTTTAAAAGAGGATGGTTTAATATAGTTAAAAAAACAGACAATCAGAATCAAAAATTCTAAAAAAAGGAAAAGGGTGGAAAAAATGATTATAATAATATCTCCAGCCAAAAATATGAGAAAATCTGAAGACTGGAAAGAACTAATTGACGAAGGGGAGCTAAGCTGCCCAAGACTTTACGAAAAATCAAACGAGGTACTTGCTCATATGAAGGAGTACATAACTGAGGAAATACGGGCAATAATGAAAATAAAAGAGGAACTAGCTCAGTTAAACTACTGTAGATTTCAGAGAATGAAACCTATATCTTGCTGTAAAAATTCTAAAGACGGCAAAGAAAGTCCTAAATTTACTGGAAAAACACCAGCTATATTTGCCTACGATGGAATTCAGTACAAAAGTATATCGCCAGAAAGCATATCAAAAGAAGGGATAGAATTTTTAAATGAACATCTTAGAATAATAAGTGGACTTTATGGAGTGCTTAGACCTTTTGATATGATTGACGAGTACAGACTTGAAATGCAGACTAAAGTAAAGATTAACGACAAGGCAAATCTATACTCTTTTTGGGATGGCAGCATCTCTGGAAATATATCTGAAGACCTAGGTGGAGAAGGAATTGTACTAAATCTAGCATCAAAAGAATACAGTAAAACTGTAGAAAAATATTTTGATAACAAAAAATCAGAATCAAAAATAAAGCTGATTACATGTACATTCAAGGTTGAAAAAGCAGGAAAATTAAAAGTTGAATCGACAGCTTCTAAAAAAGCTAGAGGATATATGGTTAGATACATAGCTGAAAACAAAATTGACGATATAGAAGGTGTGAAAACTTTCAATATAGATGGATTTACATACTCTGAAAATGAATCTACAGAAAAAGAGATTGTATTTGTAAAGAAGGTCGATTAAAAGAAACTAAAAATAAAAGTTAAACTAGAATTAAGTACAGATAAACTAAGAAAAAGAAAAAATAAAAAAGTTAGAGGAAAAAGAGGAAAACTATGGAAAAAATAGCAGTAATAGCTGGAACTCCGATAGACACTCAAATGGGAGCGGAGTTTCTTCAAAAAAAGGGATTAGAAACTGAGGAATTTCCAGTATCTGAAAACCCTGTTGAGCAGACAAAATTCCAAGCAATGCCACAGGAAACAAAAGAATTGGAAATGAAAAAAATAATAAATAAAATAAAAGAATGTGGAATAAAAAAAATATTTGTATACTGCAACTCTCTAAGCTCGGCAGTAGATATGGAAAAACTATCAAAAGAAGAAAACATCGTAATAGTAACTCCAATGGATGCGTACAAAAAAATAGCTGTGGACTACAACTCAGTAGGTGTATTTGCAGCTAACAACCAGGGACTTGCAGGAATTGAAAGAACAATAGTAGAAAAAAACAAAAACTGCAATGTCATAGGAATAGGAATACTTCCTGTAGTACTAGATGTAGAAGCTAAAAAACAAGCTCAAGACATAATAGCCGACAACCACCTAGACTTGGCGGTTGAATTCTTTGAAAAAAACAAAGTTGAAGCGATAATACTTGGATGTACGCACTTCCCTTACTTTGAAAAAGAACTAAAAAAATGCACTGAACTGGAAATAATAAACCCATCAGAAACAATGCATAAAATTTTAGTTGAATACTAAAAAATAAAGAGCAAGGTTGTAACTACATAATTTGTGGAAAACTCCTTTGGCTCGAATAATAGTAACCTCCTCTCCAGGCAATCAAGTTGCATTGTCGAGTTCGGTTTACTATTATCCTCACCAAATCGAGTTTTCTCCAAAAACTAATGCAGTTACAAAACCTTGCTCTCATCTTTTATACTCTTCAAACTAAAATTTTGGAAAAGAATAGTAAAAAGTTTGAAGTAAGTAAATAGAGATAAGTAATAAAGGTGAGGATATAAGATAATATTCATAAAGCTTTATTATATTCTGGTGAGTCGGTATGGGTTGTCAGTGTAAAAATAAAGGCGTAAAGCGAAATTTTAAAAACAAATTTTGAGAGGGTATAATAGCAAATCGAACTCGACAATGCAACTTGATTGCCTGGAGAGGAGATTGCTATTATAACTCGAAAAAGTTTTTAAAATTTCACTTACGCCTTTTGTTTTACTCTTTTAATCTATCCAACCAAAATGCTTGCAAGCATATTCTATTCCATCATCGTCAGCATTTTTAGTTACAAAGTCAGCTTTTTCTTTTAATTCATCAATAGCATTTCCCATAGCGATTGAAGTCCATTCATCTCTGAACATTTTTAAGTCGTTTTTCTGATCTCCAAATACTACGACATCTTTGTATGGAGCGCCAAAATGGTCCATAACGGCCTTTATTCCAACAGATTTATCATCTGGCTCAACAAATAAGTATGCATCGTGGAATCTTACAAAAGGAAGATTTTTAAGAGCGACAAGAGTATCGTCTTCCTCAGGTTTACAAGCTATGTAAAGCTTGTAGTATGTGTCTATCTTTTCTATATCTAAATCAGGATCGACAATAGTTTCCATATAAACGTCCTCTGTAACATTTACAAAATCGTCGTTTCTAGTGTATCTAGTCTTTGAATTATCTATAGAAATACCCCAAGGGATGTTTCTACTATCGGCTTCTTTTAAAAGGGCAATACAATTCTCTTTATTAAGAGGCTCGATATGTAAAAGCTCTCTATTTATAGTTATACCATTTCCGCCGTCGCTAACCATATTGTCAAATCCAAGCTCGTCTAAAAGCTCAACTGCCTTTGCGTGACTTCTACCTGTTGCAATGGCTAAAAAATGACCATTTTCCTCTAATTTTTCTAATGTTCTTCTTGTAGACTCTGGAACATATGG harbors:
- a CDS encoding HAD hydrolase family protein — translated: MIIISTNEKFVKKYFFFDIDGTLSTGFPEPYVPESTRRTLEKLEENGHFLAIATGRSHAKAVELLDELGFDNMVSDGGNGITINRELLHIEPLNKENCIALLKEADSRNIPWGISIDNSKTRYTRNDDFVNVTEDVYMETIVDPDLDIEKIDTYYKLYIACKPEEDDTLVALKNLPFVRFHDAYLFVEPDDKSVGIKAVMDHFGAPYKDVVVFGDQKNDLKMFRDEWTSIAMGNAIDELKEKADFVTKNADDDGIEYACKHFGWID
- a CDS encoding aspartate/glutamate racemase family protein; its protein translation is MEKIAVIAGTPIDTQMGAEFLQKKGLETEEFPVSENPVEQTKFQAMPQETKELEMKKIINKIKECGIKKIFVYCNSLSSAVDMEKLSKEENIVIVTPMDAYKKIAVDYNSVGVFAANNQGLAGIERTIVEKNKNCNVIGIGILPVVLDVEAKKQAQDIIADNHLDLAVEFFEKNKVEAIILGCTHFPYFEKELKKCTELEIINPSETMHKILVEY
- the yaaA gene encoding peroxide stress protein YaaA; this encodes MIIIISPAKNMRKSEDWKELIDEGELSCPRLYEKSNEVLAHMKEYITEEIRAIMKIKEELAQLNYCRFQRMKPISCCKNSKDGKESPKFTGKTPAIFAYDGIQYKSISPESISKEGIEFLNEHLRIISGLYGVLRPFDMIDEYRLEMQTKVKINDKANLYSFWDGSISGNISEDLGGEGIVLNLASKEYSKTVEKYFDNKKSESKIKLITCTFKVEKAGKLKVESTASKKARGYMVRYIAENKIDDIEGVKTFNIDGFTYSENESTEKEIVFVKKVD
- a CDS encoding class I SAM-dependent methyltransferase, with the protein product MEELKNAIREISNSKPYKIVISNRKNKDVEYKKININLKEAKGREFYQVEKFTEKQVFHENIEIADLEAKMFEFMEEDFKQLDAWSEEENFNIKISKKRKVFFGRKGGKNVSKAKQSKSHNKEKEYIIKEGMDVPALVDLGVFTKEGKVVKSKYDKYKQINKFIELIDHEIRKNDYKELTILDFGCGKSYLTFVLYYYFVEIKKINVKMIGLDLKEDVINKCNEIAKRYNYENLHFELGDINGYKYNNKVDMVITLHACDTATDYALYNAIKWNTKMIFSVPCCQHELNAQMKSEDLSILTNYGIIQERVAALMTDAIRANLLESVGYKTQLLEFIDIAHSPKNILVRAVKSNISKEKREKALKEVDNLIKEFNFDQTLYRLLKEDGLI